In uncultured Fusobacterium sp., a genomic segment contains:
- a CDS encoding Gfo/Idh/MocA family oxidoreductase — MVNFAIIGSSSISEKFIDALKSTKECNIYALLSREINRGKEFAKKFNIEKVYTNIEELLNDSKIDAVYIASPNGKHFEQAKLSLEAKKNVICEKPIVPTVKEFDILKELALKNKVTLMEAMRPTTNPNFKIIKDNLYKIGDVRQILVKYCQYSSRYDLLKNGEVTNIFNKELAGGSLYDIGVYPLYFTLAMFGEPKEYFGYNFLLSSGVDGCGSILLKYEDKIANISYSKITHEQSQSEILGENGSIIIDKVSHVKGITIKYRDGREEKLGIKLYENDMRYEIEEFIKLIKIGEVESKLNSFTTSRKCVEIMENIANK; from the coding sequence ATGGTAAATTTTGCTATAATAGGAAGTAGTTCAATAAGTGAAAAATTTATAGATGCTTTAAAAAGTACAAAAGAATGTAATATCTACGCACTTCTTTCAAGAGAAATTAATAGAGGAAAGGAGTTTGCTAAAAAATTTAATATAGAGAAGGTTTATACTAATATAGAGGAATTATTAAATGATTCTAAAATAGATGCTGTATATATAGCATCTCCTAATGGAAAACATTTTGAGCAAGCTAAGTTATCCTTGGAAGCTAAAAAAAATGTAATATGTGAAAAACCAATAGTACCTACTGTTAAAGAGTTTGATATATTAAAAGAGTTAGCTTTAAAAAATAAGGTAACTTTAATGGAAGCTATGCGTCCAACTACTAATCCTAATTTTAAAATTATAAAAGATAATCTTTATAAAATAGGAGATGTTAGACAAATATTAGTAAAATATTGTCAGTACTCTTCAAGATATGATTTATTGAAAAATGGAGAAGTTACTAATATTTTTAATAAAGAATTAGCTGGAGGATCTTTATATGATATTGGAGTTTATCCATTATATTTTACTCTTGCTATGTTTGGAGAACCTAAAGAGTACTTTGGGTATAATTTTTTATTGAGTAGTGGAGTAGATGGATGTGGAAGTATACTATTAAAATATGAAGATAAAATAGCTAATATATCTTATTCTAAAATAACTCATGAACAATCTCAATCAGAAATTTTGGGAGAAAATGGATCTATTATAATAGATAAAGTATCTCACGTAAAAGGAATAACTATAAAATATAGAGATGGAAGAGAAGAAAAATTAGGAATCAAACTTTATGAAAATGATATGAGATATGAGATAGAAGAGTTTATTAAACTTATCAAAATTGGAGAAGTTGAATCAAAATTAAATAGCTTTACTACATCTAGAAAATGTGTTGAAATAATGGAAAATATCGCTAATAAATAG
- a CDS encoding ABC transporter permease subunit yields MLKLKKQIEKFFINFLYIFLWGVPIFYFIKDFFEIDSLSILKERYIQEIIFFSIKQGIYSTVIALIVALIPAYYSSYKKDKISKCIQGLIFIPFFFPVISIVTIFSLIFNLPFLKELNILYTLKGIIIANVFYNSPIFVKYISEGLKKIPKELSEAMKIDGANEIIIFFKGQLPLILPQIFRAFILVFTYCFLSLGIILSLGGIKYSNIEVEIANTLMGGADFSKAMILGGVQFIILLLFNTLGIFIKEYEISGEQEARKVNIFFKFYSIIYMIFQYGIILLTFLLSFINQLTGKISFKAYLNIFSSEFNREFKIIESIFNSFFISIVVSIISVLIIYLIIKNYSRITDLIIFSNMGISGAFLAITLYYLNVLFNIPLIILLGIGYLIGVIPIGYSFMYQYIKKFSVEILESAELDCYNFFQKFIYIEFPILKNIFISSFLQIFAIIFGEFTIVYTMQLGDILPIASLVNYSLVTNKKYMESSAFSAVILFIILISFLLGEHLKSKDN; encoded by the coding sequence ATGTTAAAGTTAAAAAAACAAATAGAAAAATTTTTTATAAATTTTTTGTATATATTTTTATGGGGAGTACCTATTTTTTATTTTATTAAAGATTTTTTTGAAATAGATAGCTTGAGTATTTTAAAAGAAAGGTATATTCAAGAGATAATATTCTTTTCTATAAAACAGGGAATATACTCAACAGTTATAGCCTTAATAGTAGCTTTAATTCCAGCATACTATTCAAGCTATAAAAAAGATAAAATTTCTAAATGTATTCAGGGACTAATATTTATTCCTTTTTTCTTTCCTGTTATATCAATTGTAACTATATTTTCTTTAATATTCAATCTACCTTTTTTAAAAGAGTTGAATATTTTATATACTTTAAAAGGAATAATAATAGCTAATGTTTTTTATAACTCTCCAATTTTTGTTAAATATATAAGTGAAGGGTTAAAAAAAATACCTAAGGAACTAAGTGAAGCAATGAAAATAGATGGAGCAAATGAAATTATAATTTTCTTTAAAGGACAGTTACCTCTAATATTACCACAAATTTTCAGAGCATTTATATTAGTATTTACATATTGTTTTTTAAGCTTAGGAATAATTTTATCTTTAGGAGGAATTAAATATTCTAATATAGAAGTTGAAATAGCTAATACTCTTATGGGAGGAGCAGATTTTTCTAAAGCTATGATATTAGGTGGGGTTCAATTTATTATATTACTTTTATTTAATACTTTAGGTATTTTTATTAAAGAGTATGAAATATCTGGAGAACAAGAAGCAAGAAAAGTAAATATATTTTTTAAATTTTATTCCATTATATATATGATATTTCAGTATGGAATTATTTTATTAACTTTTTTATTGTCATTTATAAATCAACTAACTGGAAAAATTTCTTTTAAAGCTTATTTAAATATTTTTTCTTCTGAATTTAATAGAGAATTTAAAATCATAGAAAGTATTTTTAACTCTTTTTTTATTTCAATAGTTGTAAGTATTATAAGTGTTTTAATAATTTATTTAATTATAAAAAACTATTCAAGGATAACTGATTTAATTATTTTCTCTAATATGGGAATTTCTGGAGCTTTTTTAGCAATAACTTTATATTATTTAAATGTTCTTTTTAATATTCCATTGATTATATTATTAGGAATAGGATATTTAATTGGTGTAATTCCAATAGGATATTCTTTTATGTATCAATATATAAAGAAATTTTCTGTTGAGATATTAGAAAGTGCTGAACTAGATTGTTATAATTTTTTTCAAAAATTTATCTATATTGAATTTCCAATATTAAAAAATATTTTTATCTCCTCTTTTCTCCAAATTTTTGCAATAATTTTTGGAGAGTTTACTATAGTCTATACTATGCAATTAGGGGATATTCTTCCAATTGCATCTCTAGTAAATTATTCTTTAGTAACAAATAAAAAATATATGGAAAGCTCGGCTTTTTCAGCTGTTATTTTATTTATAATTTTAATTTCATTTTTATTAGGAGAACATTTGAAATCAAAAGACAATTAA